A region of Maridesulfovibrio sp. DNA encodes the following proteins:
- a CDS encoding NifB/NifX family molybdenum-iron cluster-binding protein gives MLIAVSANNSNLDSPFEPRFGRASGFVVFNSETGENHFVDNGGNSQLSQGAGIQTAQLLADQGVNVAISGTFGPKAEEALRAGSIEMVTVNSGTVRELAENYLSEFCSEGQPVADLKRSPQSLSRSGGGCRRMGGTGRGMGMGGGGRGMGGGGRGMGGGGMGRRS, from the coding sequence ATGCTTATCGCTGTAAGTGCAAATAATTCTAATTTGGATAGCCCGTTTGAACCTCGTTTTGGCAGGGCCTCAGGTTTTGTTGTTTTTAACAGTGAAACCGGGGAAAATCATTTTGTTGATAATGGCGGGAACAGCCAACTTTCACAGGGCGCTGGTATACAGACCGCGCAATTGCTTGCCGATCAAGGTGTGAATGTCGCAATTTCCGGTACTTTTGGTCCTAAGGCTGAAGAGGCTTTACGGGCTGGCAGTATTGAGATGGTTACCGTGAATTCGGGTACTGTGCGTGAATTGGCAGAAAATTATTTATCCGAGTTTTGCAGTGAAGGGCAGCCGGTAGCTGATCTTAAGCGTTCTCCGCAAAGCTTGAGCCGTTCTGGCGGTGGTTGCCGCCGTATGGGCGGAACAGGACGTGGAATGGGAATGGGCGGAGGAGGACGTGGTATGGGCGGTGGAGGCCGTGGCATGGGAGGCGGCGGAATGGGCCGCAGATCTTAA